From a region of the Babylonia areolata isolate BAREFJ2019XMU chromosome 25, ASM4173473v1, whole genome shotgun sequence genome:
- the LOC143300049 gene encoding uncharacterized protein LOC143300049 isoform X1, with the protein MSVSESRYLGRAGSLDACREQPVELLVQVVQTARAAVLSVSQPDAGLSPPYHAGSARRRAVLFLWDKVYGQQFQAAEKDLVQPVAAAADQDTCSPQCRPGECCVRMSMPMVSRKRAAAAVAYGRGDLLGPYGGFYTYLCQPLRQQGHTCLLHTDPHEHQEWCPCATGLTCTKSKEGEDVEMSNILGTCQ; encoded by the exons atgtcagtcagtgagtcacgTTACCTGGGGCGTGCTGGATCGCTGGATGCCTGCAGAGAGCAGCCTGTCGAGCTGTTGGTCCAGGTGGTCCAGACAGCGCGGGCTGCCGTCCTCTCGGTCTCTCAGCCAGATGCTGGCCTGTCGCCTCCGTACCACGCGGGTTCCGCCCGGcgacgggcagttctcttcctctGGGACAAA GTGTACGGGCAGCAGTTCCAGGCCGCCGAAAAAGACCTGGTCCAGCCCGTTGCCGCAGCGGCAGACCAGGACACGTGTAGCCCGCAGTGCCGGCCCGGGGAGTGCTGTGTGCGGATGTCCATGCCCATGGTCAGCCGGAAGCGTGCCGCCGCCGCCGTAGCCTATGGTCGCGGTGACCTGCTGGGCCCGTACGGCGGTTTCTACACCTACCTGTGCCAGCCCCTCCGGCAGCAGGGCCACACCTGTCTGCTGCACACCGACCCTCACGAGCATCAGGAGTGGTGCCCGTGCGCGACGGGACTCACGTGCACCAAGAGCAAAGAGGGCGAGGACGTCGAAATGAGTAACATCCTCGGCACCTGTCAGTAG
- the LOC143300049 gene encoding uncharacterized protein LOC143300049 isoform X2, with protein MILSLLFVLLAAQVYGQQFQAAEKDLVQPVAAAADQDTCSPQCRPGECCVRMSMPMVSRKRAAAAVAYGRGDLLGPYGGFYTYLCQPLRQQGHTCLLHTDPHEHQEWCPCATGLTCTKSKEGEDVEMSNILGTCQ; from the exons AtgatcctctctctcctcttcgtcCTTCTGGCGGCCCAG GTGTACGGGCAGCAGTTCCAGGCCGCCGAAAAAGACCTGGTCCAGCCCGTTGCCGCAGCGGCAGACCAGGACACGTGTAGCCCGCAGTGCCGGCCCGGGGAGTGCTGTGTGCGGATGTCCATGCCCATGGTCAGCCGGAAGCGTGCCGCCGCCGCCGTAGCCTATGGTCGCGGTGACCTGCTGGGCCCGTACGGCGGTTTCTACACCTACCTGTGCCAGCCCCTCCGGCAGCAGGGCCACACCTGTCTGCTGCACACCGACCCTCACGAGCATCAGGAGTGGTGCCCGTGCGCGACGGGACTCACGTGCACCAAGAGCAAAGAGGGCGAGGACGTCGAAATGAGTAACATCCTCGGCACCTGTCAGTAG